In Populus alba chromosome 1, ASM523922v2, whole genome shotgun sequence, a single window of DNA contains:
- the LOC118034853 gene encoding pentatricopeptide repeat-containing protein At1g80150, mitochondrial: protein MLSLRVTRRFRNFAAAVALTHSLLKLKAERDLEKLFNLFKANAENKLVAENRFALEDTVSRLAGVNRFDYIEDLLEHQKTLPQGRRKGFMVRIIMLYGKAGMIEHAIDTFHNMHLRGCKRTVKSFNATLKVLTGTRDLATIETFVNEAPKKFDIEFDIVSVNIIVKALCERGILDKSYLLMVEMEKSGVTPDVITYTTLVSTYYKNNKAEIGNGLWNLMVLKGCLPNLATFNVRIQYLVNIRRAWHANDAMRLMQKIGIVPDEVAYNLVLKGFFLAGNLEMAKLVYFSLRGKGHKFNAKVDQIMVHYLCKGGEFDLAYTMCRDCMRTNWFLNVDTIHTLLEGLKKNGQLNKAKVILILAKRRMPPFPSSHLSSLQSCIV, encoded by the coding sequence ATGCTCTCTCTGCGAGTCACTCGCAGATTCCGCAACTTTGCTGCTGCCGTTGCATTAACTCACAGCCTTCTTAAGCTTAAAGCTGAGAGAGACCTTGAAAAGCTATTTAATCTTTTCAAGGCCAATGCTGAGAATAAGCTTGTTGCGGAGAATCGGTTTGCACTTGAAGATACCGTTTCTCGCCTAGCTGGTGTTAACAGGTTTGATTACATTGAGGATTTACTTGAGCACCAAAAGACTCTTCCACAGGGTAGGCGCAAAGGGTTTATGGTGAGGATTATAATGTTGTATGGAAAGGCTGGAATGATAGAGCATGCTATCGATACTTTCCATAATATGCATTTGCGCGGCTGTAAAAGGACCGTTAAATCCTTCAATGCTACACTCAAGGTTTTGACTGGAACCCGTGATTTAGCAACAATTGAGACCTTTGTTAACGAGGCCCCAAAGAAGTTTGATATCGAGTTTGACATAGTTTCAGTTAACATTATTGTTAAGGCTTTATGTGAAAGGGGTATTTTGGATAAATCATATCTGCTCATGGTAGAGATGGAAAAGTCAGGGGTAACGCCAGATGTCATCACATACACCACACTTGTATCGACATATTATAAGAATAACAAAGCAGAGATTGGCAATGGATTGTGGAACCTTATGGTGCTTAAGGGGTGTTTACCCAATCTTGCAACATTTAATGTTAGGATTCAGTATTTGGTCAATATAAGACGGGCATGGCATGCAAATGATGCGATGCGTTTGATGCAGAAAATCGGGATTGTGCCCGATGAGGTTGCATATAATTTGGTTCTAAAAGGCTTCTTCCTTGCTGGTAATCTTGAGATGGCCAAACTGGTGTATTTTTCCTTACGTGGCAAGGGGCATAAATTTAATGCTAAAGTAGACCAAATAATGGTTCATTATTTATGCAAGGGTGGGGAATTTGATTTGGCATATACGATGTGTAGAGACTGCATGAGAACCAACTGGTTTTTGAACGTGGATACCATTCATACACTGCTTGAAGGGCTAAAGAAGAATGGGCAGCTTAACAAGGCTAAGGTAATCTTGATTTTAGCCAAGAGGAGAATGCCACCTTTTCCTTCAAGTCATTTGAGTTCCTTGCAGAGCTGTATTGTCTAG